A single Pseudomonas lutea DNA region contains:
- a CDS encoding glutamate-5-semialdehyde dehydrogenase, with the protein MTESVLDYMTRLGRAAREASRVIGRASTAQKNRALAATAAALDASRAELTAANEQDLAAGRANGLEPALLERLSLTPARIDSMIAGLRQVASLPDPIGTLRDMNFQPSGIQVGKMRVPLGVVGIIYESRPNVTIDAASLCLKSGNATILRGGSEAIHSNRAIAACIQRGLDEAGLPAAVVQVVETTDRAAVGALITMPEYVDVIVPRGGKGLIERVSRDARVPVIKHLDGICHVYVSAHADLAAAQRISFNAKTYRYGICGAMETLLVDQAVAVDFLPSMAAQFREKGVELRGCERTRELIDALPATEEDWHTEYLAPILSIRIVTGLDQAIEHINHYGSHHSDAIISDSQAQTRRFMAEVDSSSVMVNAPTSFADGFEYGLGAEIGISTDKIHARGPVGLEGLTCEKYIVVGDGTQLRGQGPV; encoded by the coding sequence ATGACTGAGTCCGTTCTTGACTACATGACCCGTCTGGGTCGCGCCGCACGCGAAGCCTCGCGCGTCATCGGCCGCGCCAGCACTGCGCAGAAGAACCGCGCCCTGGCAGCCACGGCTGCCGCGCTGGATGCTTCTCGCGCCGAGCTGACCGCTGCCAACGAGCAGGATCTCGCTGCCGGCCGCGCCAATGGTCTCGAACCCGCTCTGCTCGAACGTCTCTCCCTGACCCCGGCACGTATCGACAGCATGATCGCCGGCCTGCGTCAGGTCGCCAGCCTGCCGGACCCCATCGGTACCCTGCGGGACATGAACTTCCAGCCATCAGGCATTCAGGTCGGCAAAATGCGCGTGCCGCTGGGCGTGGTGGGCATCATCTACGAGTCGCGCCCCAACGTGACCATCGACGCCGCCAGCCTCTGTCTCAAATCCGGCAACGCCACCATTCTGCGGGGCGGCTCCGAGGCCATTCATTCCAACCGCGCCATCGCCGCCTGCATCCAGCGCGGCCTGGACGAAGCCGGTTTGCCGGCTGCCGTCGTGCAAGTCGTCGAAACCACCGACCGCGCTGCCGTGGGTGCGCTGATCACCATGCCGGAGTACGTGGACGTCATCGTCCCGCGTGGCGGCAAGGGCCTGATCGAGCGCGTCAGCCGCGACGCCAGAGTCCCGGTCATTAAACACCTGGACGGCATTTGCCACGTCTATGTCAGTGCCCACGCCGACCTGGCCGCCGCCCAGCGCATCAGCTTCAACGCCAAGACCTACCGGTACGGCATCTGCGGCGCGATGGAAACCCTGCTGGTAGATCAGGCAGTCGCTGTGGATTTCCTGCCGTCAATGGCCGCGCAATTTCGCGAGAAAGGCGTTGAGTTGCGCGGTTGCGAACGCACCCGCGAACTGATCGACGCTTTGCCGGCCACCGAAGAAGACTGGCACACCGAATACCTGGCGCCGATTCTCTCGATCCGCATCGTCACGGGGCTGGATCAGGCCATCGAGCACATCAACCACTACGGTTCGCACCACAGCGACGCGATTATCTCGGACTCTCAAGCCCAGACCCGCCGGTTCATGGCCGAGGTCGACTCGAGTTCAGTGATGGTCAATGCACCTACAAGCTTCGCCGACGGCTTCGAGTACGGCCTGGGCGCCGAAATCGGCATCTCGACCGACAAGATTCACGCGCGCGGCCCGGTTGGCCTCGAAGGCCTGACCTGCGAGAAATACATCGTCGTTGGCGATGGCACTCAGCTGCGCGGACAGGGGCCGGTCTGA
- the nadD gene encoding nicotinate-nucleotide adenylyltransferase has protein sequence MAQSAAVPLNTASAPKRVGILGGTFDPVHIGHLRGALEVAALLELDELRLTPSARPPHRDTPSVSAQDRLAMVQCAVDGVPPLTVDDRELLRDKPSYTIDTLESMRAELAADDQLFLLLGWDAFCGLPSWHRWEELLEHCHIVVLQRPDADSESPDAMRNLLAGRAVSDPKALKGPGGKITFVWQTPLSVSATQIRQLLASGKSVRFLVPDAVLAYIEAHGLYRALN, from the coding sequence ATGGCTCAATCGGCTGCAGTCCCGCTGAACACAGCCAGTGCGCCTAAGCGTGTCGGGATACTGGGCGGCACATTTGACCCGGTGCATATTGGCCACTTGCGTGGCGCACTGGAAGTCGCTGCGTTGCTGGAGCTCGATGAGCTGCGCCTGACGCCCAGTGCGCGGCCGCCGCATCGCGACACGCCCAGCGTCTCGGCGCAGGACCGGCTGGCCATGGTGCAGTGCGCAGTTGATGGAGTGCCGCCGCTGACGGTCGACGATCGCGAGCTGTTGCGCGACAAGCCGTCGTACACGATCGACACGCTGGAATCGATGCGCGCCGAACTGGCCGCCGATGACCAGCTATTTTTATTGCTCGGGTGGGACGCCTTTTGCGGGCTGCCCTCATGGCATCGTTGGGAAGAATTGCTGGAGCACTGCCACATCGTGGTGCTGCAACGCCCGGACGCCGACAGCGAGTCCCCCGATGCGATGCGTAACCTGCTCGCGGGACGCGCCGTCAGTGATCCAAAGGCCCTCAAGGGGCCGGGCGGAAAGATTACGTTCGTCTGGCAGACGCCGCTTTCGGTGTCTGCCACCCAGATCCGTCAACTGCTGGCCAGCGGTAAGTCGGTACGTTTTCTGGTGCCAGACGCGGTACTGGCCTACATAGAGGCGCACGGGCTTTACCGGGCGCTGAACTGA
- the rsfS gene encoding ribosome silencing factor, translating to MTEKAAVNPIIEVIKAALEDVKAQDIQVLDVRDKQSITDYMVIATGTSNRQINAMLDKVREEVKKQGLKPLGEEGKGDSDWVLLDLDIAIVHMMTASARQFYDLERLWAGAEQSRSASAAHHSPENAHEHFDKLNKGQA from the coding sequence ATGACTGAAAAAGCTGCTGTAAACCCAATCATCGAAGTGATCAAAGCTGCACTGGAAGACGTCAAGGCCCAGGATATCCAGGTGCTGGACGTGCGCGACAAGCAGAGCATCACCGATTACATGGTCATCGCCACCGGTACCTCCAATCGCCAGATCAACGCCATGCTCGACAAGGTGCGTGAAGAGGTCAAGAAGCAGGGTCTCAAGCCGCTGGGCGAAGAAGGCAAGGGCGACAGCGACTGGGTGCTGCTGGACCTGGACATCGCCATCGTTCACATGATGACCGCGTCTGCCCGTCAGTTTTACGACCTTGAGCGCCTGTGGGCCGGTGCCGAGCAAAGCCGTTCGGCCAGCGCCGCACACCACAGCCCGGAAAATGCCCACGAGCATTTCGACAAGCTGAACAAAGGCCAGGCATAA
- the rlmH gene encoding 23S rRNA (pseudouridine(1915)-N(3))-methyltransferase RlmH, whose product MRLRLIAVGSRMPKWVEEGWHEYAKRLPSELALELVEIPLNTRGKNADVARLIRQEGEAMLAKVQPGERIVTLEVHGKPWSTEQLAGELDRWRLDSRTVNLMVGGPEGLAPEVCARAEQRWSLSPLTLPHPLVRILIGEQIYRAWTVLSGHPYHK is encoded by the coding sequence GTGCGTCTGCGACTGATCGCTGTTGGTTCCCGCATGCCCAAGTGGGTGGAAGAAGGCTGGCACGAATATGCCAAGCGTCTACCGTCCGAGTTGGCGCTGGAACTGGTGGAAATTCCGCTCAACACCCGTGGCAAGAACGCCGACGTGGCACGCCTCATCCGTCAGGAAGGCGAGGCCATGCTGGCGAAAGTGCAGCCGGGTGAGCGGATCGTCACGCTTGAGGTGCACGGCAAGCCATGGAGCACCGAGCAACTGGCGGGCGAGCTTGATCGCTGGCGCCTGGATTCGCGCACGGTCAACCTGATGGTGGGCGGTCCGGAAGGGCTGGCCCCGGAAGTCTGTGCCCGGGCCGAGCAGCGCTGGTCGTTATCGCCGTTGACCTTGCCGCACCCGTTGGTGCGCATTCTCATCGGTGAGCAGATTTATCGTGCCTGGACCGTGCTGTCCGGTCACCCTTATCACAAGTAG
- the mrdA gene encoding penicillin-binding protein 2, with protein sequence MSQPIRLKDHEKDARLVRSRVVVGAVAVVVLICVLVARLYFLQVIQYDYHSTLSENNRVHVQPIPPSRGLIYDRNGVVIADNRPSFSLSMTRERSGDWTQVLDTIVQVLELTPDDRIIFEKRMKQGRRPFEPVPILFELTEEQIARIAVNQFRLPGVEVVAQLVRHYPQGEHFAHSVGYMGRINEKELKSLDPVNYSGTHHMGKTGIERFYEPELHGQVGYEEVETNARGRVLRVLKRTDPVPGKDIVLSLDIQLQEAAEAALAGRRGAVVALDPNTGEVLAMVSQPSFDPNLFVTGISFKAYSELRDSVDRPLFNRILRGLYPPGSTIKPAVAIAGLDTGVVTASTRVFDPGYYMLPNYDHKYRNWNRTGDGWVDLDTAIMRSNDTYFYDLAHKVGIDRLSAYLNKFGIGQKVSLDMFEESPGLMPSRDWKRVTRRQAWFPGETLILGIGQGYMQATPLQLAQATALVANKGKWNRPHLAKTVEGQKPVDENPMPDIVLRDPSDWGKVNHGMQQVMHGARGTARKAAIGAQYRIAGKSGTAQVVAIRQGEKYDRSKVQERHRDHALFVGFAPADSPKIVVAVMIENGESGSGVAAPVVRQVMDAWLLDPQGHLKPEYASNAQPPETAAREE encoded by the coding sequence ATGTCTCAGCCGATCCGCCTGAAAGACCACGAAAAGGACGCACGCCTGGTGCGCAGCCGAGTCGTGGTCGGTGCAGTCGCGGTCGTCGTGCTGATCTGCGTATTGGTTGCGCGGCTGTATTTCCTTCAGGTCATCCAGTACGACTACCACTCGACGCTGTCGGAGAACAACCGCGTTCACGTGCAGCCGATCCCGCCGAGCCGCGGGTTGATCTACGACCGTAACGGCGTAGTGATCGCCGACAACCGGCCCAGCTTCAGCCTGAGCATGACGCGCGAGCGTTCCGGTGACTGGACGCAGGTGCTGGACACCATCGTCCAGGTGCTTGAACTGACGCCTGACGACCGGATCATTTTTGAAAAGCGCATGAAGCAGGGGCGACGACCGTTCGAGCCAGTCCCGATCCTGTTCGAGCTCACCGAAGAACAGATCGCCCGTATTGCCGTTAACCAGTTCCGCCTGCCGGGCGTCGAAGTGGTCGCGCAGCTGGTTCGTCATTACCCTCAAGGCGAGCACTTCGCGCATTCGGTGGGGTATATGGGCCGAATCAACGAGAAAGAGCTGAAGAGTCTCGATCCGGTGAACTACAGCGGCACTCACCACATGGGCAAGACCGGCATCGAGCGCTTCTACGAGCCCGAGCTGCACGGCCAGGTGGGCTACGAAGAGGTCGAAACCAACGCCCGCGGCCGCGTCCTGCGCGTGCTTAAACGGACGGATCCAGTACCCGGCAAGGACATCGTCCTGAGCCTCGACATTCAGCTGCAGGAAGCGGCCGAAGCTGCACTGGCAGGGCGTCGCGGCGCGGTGGTGGCGCTGGACCCGAACACCGGCGAGGTGCTGGCGATGGTCAGCCAGCCAAGCTTCGACCCGAACCTGTTCGTCACGGGCATCAGCTTCAAAGCGTATTCCGAATTGCGCGATTCGGTTGATCGGCCGCTGTTCAACCGCATTTTGCGGGGGCTCTACCCGCCGGGCTCGACCATCAAACCCGCCGTGGCCATCGCAGGTCTCGACACGGGCGTGGTGACGGCGAGCACGCGGGTCTTCGACCCCGGCTACTACATGCTGCCCAACTACGATCACAAATACCGCAACTGGAACCGCACAGGCGATGGCTGGGTGGACCTGGACACGGCCATCATGCGTTCTAACGACACCTACTTCTACGACCTGGCGCACAAGGTCGGGATCGACCGGCTTTCGGCGTACCTGAACAAGTTCGGCATCGGCCAAAAGGTCTCGCTGGACATGTTTGAAGAGTCACCCGGTTTGATGCCTTCCCGCGACTGGAAGCGCGTCACCCGCCGCCAGGCATGGTTCCCCGGCGAGACGCTGATTCTGGGCATCGGCCAGGGCTACATGCAGGCCACACCGTTGCAACTGGCCCAGGCCACTGCGCTGGTGGCGAACAAAGGGAAATGGAATCGTCCCCATCTGGCCAAGACCGTTGAAGGGCAGAAGCCTGTGGACGAAAACCCGATGCCGGACATCGTGCTGCGTGATCCGTCTGACTGGGGCAAGGTCAACCACGGCATGCAACAGGTCATGCATGGCGCGCGCGGTACCGCCCGCAAGGCTGCCATCGGCGCGCAGTACCGCATTGCCGGGAAGAGTGGCACGGCGCAGGTCGTCGCGATTCGGCAGGGCGAGAAGTACGACCGCTCGAAGGTCCAGGAACGCCATCGCGACCATGCCTTGTTCGTCGGCTTCGCGCCGGCCGACAGCCCGAAGATCGTCGTTGCGGTCATGATCGAGAACGGTGAGTCGGGCTCGGGCGTGGCTGCGCCAGTGGTGCGGCAGGTCATGGACGCCTGGCTGCTCGACCCCCAGGGGCACTTGAAACCCGAATACGCCAGCAATGCACAGCCTCCGGAGACCGCGGCCCGTGAAGAGTAA
- the rodA gene encoding rod shape-determining protein RodA — MRRRATFLQKIHVDGPLLILLLTLAAGSLFVLYSASGKSWDLLIKQATSFGIGLVSMFVIAQLEPRFMARWVPAAYVIGVLLLVAVDVMGHNAMGATRWINIPGVIRFQPSEFMKIIMPATIAWYLSKRTLPPHLKHVAVSLGLIGLPFILIVRQPDLGTSLLILASGTFVLFMAGLRWRWIIGVVAAAVPVAVAMWFFFMHDYQKQRILTFLDPESDPLGTGWNIIQSKAAIGSGGVFGKGWLMGTQSHLDFLPESHTDFIIAVLGEEFGLVGICALLLIYLLLIGRGLVITAQAQTLYGKLLAGSLTMTFFVYVFVNIGMVSGLLPVVGVPLPFISYGGTSLVTLLSAFGVLMSIHTHRKWIAQV, encoded by the coding sequence ATGCGCCGTCGCGCCACGTTCCTTCAGAAAATCCACGTTGATGGCCCGCTGCTGATCCTGCTGCTGACGTTGGCGGCGGGCAGTCTGTTCGTGCTGTATTCGGCCAGCGGCAAAAGCTGGGACCTGCTGATCAAGCAAGCCACTTCTTTCGGTATCGGCCTGGTGTCGATGTTCGTCATCGCGCAGCTCGAACCCAGATTCATGGCCCGCTGGGTGCCCGCCGCCTATGTGATCGGCGTATTGCTGCTGGTGGCGGTAGACGTCATGGGGCACAACGCCATGGGCGCCACGCGCTGGATCAACATTCCCGGGGTCATTCGCTTCCAGCCGTCGGAATTCATGAAGATCATCATGCCAGCGACCATCGCCTGGTACCTGTCCAAGCGCACCTTGCCGCCGCACCTCAAGCATGTGGCGGTCAGCCTCGGCCTGATCGGGCTGCCGTTCATTCTGATCGTGCGCCAGCCGGACCTCGGCACCTCGCTGCTGATTCTGGCGTCAGGCACATTTGTGTTGTTCATGGCCGGCCTGCGCTGGCGCTGGATCATCGGCGTGGTGGCCGCGGCGGTGCCAGTCGCGGTTGCGATGTGGTTTTTCTTCATGCACGACTACCAGAAGCAGCGGATCCTGACGTTCCTCGACCCGGAGAGCGACCCGCTCGGCACCGGCTGGAACATCATTCAGTCCAAGGCGGCGATCGGCTCTGGCGGCGTGTTCGGCAAGGGCTGGCTCATGGGCACCCAGTCGCACCTGGACTTCCTGCCTGAAAGCCATACCGACTTCATCATTGCCGTGCTTGGCGAGGAGTTCGGTCTGGTAGGCATTTGCGCGCTGCTGCTTATCTACCTGTTGTTGATCGGTCGCGGGCTGGTCATCACCGCCCAGGCGCAGACCCTCTACGGCAAGCTGCTCGCGGGCAGCCTGACCATGACCTTTTTTGTTTACGTTTTCGTCAATATCGGTATGGTCAGCGGTCTGCTGCCGGTGGTAGGCGTGCCGTTGCCCTTCATTAGCTACGGCGGAACTTCGCTGGTGACGCTGCTGTCAGCGTTTGGTGTTTTGATGTCGATCCACACGCATCGCAAATGGATCGCTCAGGTTTGA
- the mltB gene encoding lytic murein transglycosylase B, whose translation MQVVRGWAARYAPLVGLMGIFGSVQESLAGDYDGSPQVAQFVSEMTRDYGFAGEQLIDVFRDVQRKQAILDAISRPAERVKPWKDYRPMFLTDARVARGVDFWRQHEAALTRAEQEYGVPAQVIVSIIGVETFFGRNTGNYRVMDALSTLAFDYPQRADFFRKELREFLLLSREQQVDPLTLKGSYAGAMGLPQFMPSSFRAYAVDFDGDGHINIWNDPDDAIGSVASYFKRHGWVAGEPVVSRADVRGERVDEGLSPGIDPVKNVGELRALGWASHDALRDDMPVTAFRLDGDKGPEYWMGLKNFYAITRYNRSVMYAMAVHQLSEMLVKARDVK comes from the coding sequence ATGCAAGTAGTGCGTGGCTGGGCTGCTCGATATGCGCCGCTGGTCGGTCTGATGGGCATCTTCGGCTCAGTGCAGGAATCACTTGCCGGTGACTATGACGGCTCTCCTCAAGTCGCCCAGTTCGTCAGTGAAATGACCCGCGATTATGGTTTTGCGGGCGAGCAACTGATCGATGTTTTTCGCGATGTCCAGCGTAAGCAGGCGATCCTCGATGCGATTTCGAGGCCGGCCGAGCGGGTCAAACCGTGGAAGGATTACCGGCCAATGTTCCTTACCGACGCACGAGTGGCGCGCGGCGTGGACTTCTGGCGCCAGCACGAAGCGGCCCTGACGCGCGCCGAGCAAGAGTACGGCGTGCCGGCTCAGGTGATCGTCTCGATCATCGGCGTTGAGACATTTTTCGGCCGCAATACCGGTAATTACCGGGTAATGGACGCATTGTCGACCCTGGCGTTCGACTATCCCCAGCGCGCCGATTTCTTTCGCAAGGAACTGCGCGAGTTCCTGCTGCTGTCGCGTGAGCAGCAGGTCGATCCGCTGACCCTCAAAGGCTCGTACGCTGGTGCCATGGGCTTGCCCCAGTTCATGCCAAGCAGTTTTCGCGCCTACGCCGTGGACTTCGACGGCGACGGCCACATCAATATCTGGAATGACCCGGACGATGCGATTGGCAGCGTGGCCAGCTATTTCAAACGTCACGGCTGGGTGGCCGGCGAGCCGGTTGTCAGTCGCGCGGACGTGCGCGGCGAGCGCGTCGATGAGGGCTTGAGCCCCGGCATCGATCCGGTGAAAAACGTCGGGGAGTTGCGAGCGTTGGGCTGGGCGAGTCATGATGCACTGCGCGATGACATGCCGGTCACGGCGTTTCGCCTCGATGGCGACAAAGGCCCCGAGTACTGGATGGGCCTGAAGAATTTTTACGCGATCACGCGTTACAACCGCAGCGTGATGTACGCCATGGCCGTGCATCAGCTGTCTGAAATGCTTGTTAAAGCCCGGGACGTCAAGTAA
- a CDS encoding septal ring lytic transglycosylase RlpA family protein, producing the protein MRSLPMQQPLKLMAFAALTLLVVSCSTSRPTTTQKQGNVIRSQPGLDINRAHKDGAPWWDVDVSRIPDAVPTLHTGPYKANPYTVLGKTYFPLSDSRTYAQTGTASWYGTKFHGQNTANGEVYDLYGMSAAHKTLPLPSYVRVTNLDNNRTVILRVNDRGPFYSDRIIDLSYAAAKKLGYAETGTARVKVEGIDPSQYWAQRGKPAPLMLDQPQVASNTPPRQVQPAAPVITASAGTIEQWTPPPQQHAAPVTPVPIDAKKNASGPASGLFLQVGAFANPDAAELLRSKLSGMVRAPVFVSSIARNQQTLYRVRMGPVDTPGEAQQLQNSVRSANLGSPSVVTSDQ; encoded by the coding sequence ATGCGGTCACTGCCGATGCAACAACCATTGAAGCTGATGGCCTTCGCGGCACTGACCCTGCTGGTCGTCAGTTGCTCAACCAGCCGCCCGACGACCACTCAGAAGCAAGGCAACGTGATTCGTTCGCAGCCGGGGCTGGACATCAACCGAGCACACAAAGACGGCGCGCCCTGGTGGGACGTCGATGTCTCGCGCATCCCCGACGCCGTTCCGACCCTGCACACGGGGCCTTACAAGGCCAACCCCTACACGGTGCTGGGCAAGACGTACTTTCCGCTCAGTGATTCCCGGACCTATGCCCAGACCGGAACGGCTTCCTGGTATGGCACTAAATTCCACGGTCAGAACACCGCCAACGGTGAGGTCTATGACCTCTACGGCATGAGTGCGGCACACAAGACCCTGCCGCTGCCCAGCTATGTCCGCGTGACCAACCTGGACAACAACCGCACGGTGATTCTGCGCGTCAACGACCGCGGCCCGTTCTATTCGGATCGCATCATCGACTTGTCCTATGCCGCTGCGAAGAAGCTCGGTTATGCCGAAACCGGCACCGCGCGGGTGAAAGTCGAGGGCATAGACCCTTCTCAGTACTGGGCTCAGCGCGGCAAGCCGGCGCCGCTGATGCTTGATCAGCCGCAGGTGGCCAGCAACACGCCGCCGCGCCAGGTTCAACCGGCGGCCCCGGTGATCACCGCTTCGGCGGGTACGATCGAACAATGGACACCGCCGCCTCAGCAGCACGCTGCGCCGGTAACGCCCGTGCCGATTGACGCAAAAAAAAACGCTTCAGGACCAGCGTCTGGGCTGTTTCTCCAAGTGGGAGCCTTCGCCAACCCGGACGCTGCGGAACTCCTGAGGTCGAAATTGAGCGGGATGGTCAGGGCGCCGGTGTTCGTGAGTTCGATCGCACGCAATCAACAGACGCTTTATCGCGTGCGGATGGGACCGGTCGACACGCCGGGTGAAGCCCAGCAGCTGCAAAACAGCGTGAGGTCGGCCAATCTCGGCTCTCCAAGCGTTGTGACGTCGGACCAGTAA
- a CDS encoding D-alanyl-D-alanine carboxypeptidase family protein translates to MNITSFAKRLCLLIPLFTAPAVFAAEQMTPSPPQLAAKAYVLMDANSGNVLVENNGDQRLPPASLTKLMTAYIATLEIRRGQIGENDPVTVSENAWRTGGSRMFIKVGSQVTVSDLLHGIIIQSGNDASVALSEHIAGSEDAFADLMNKTAADLGMVNSHFMNPTGLPNPDHYATAHDMALLARAIIHEDPAHYAIYSQKEFFWNGIKQPNRNLLLWRDKTVDGLKTGHTEEAGYCMVSSAVRDGMRLIAVVFGTNSEQARAAETQKLLTYGFRFFETQTFYQKGTELAQAPVWKGTERQVKAGLAEDLTMTMPKGELKKLAASMTMNPQLVAPIAKGDVIGKVDVKLDDKVVHSANLIALDGVEEGGIFRRLWDSIRLFFYGLFN, encoded by the coding sequence ATGAACATCACCAGCTTTGCAAAACGCCTTTGCCTGCTTATCCCGCTATTCACCGCGCCTGCCGTGTTTGCGGCAGAACAGATGACGCCATCGCCACCGCAACTGGCTGCCAAGGCTTATGTGCTGATGGATGCCAACAGTGGCAACGTTCTGGTCGAAAACAATGGCGACCAGCGCCTGCCACCGGCCAGTCTGACCAAGCTGATGACCGCTTACATCGCCACGCTGGAAATCCGCCGCGGCCAGATCGGTGAAAACGACCCGGTGACCGTGAGCGAGAACGCCTGGCGTACCGGCGGTTCGCGGATGTTCATCAAAGTCGGCAGCCAGGTCACGGTCAGTGACTTGCTGCACGGCATCATCATTCAGTCCGGCAACGATGCCAGCGTCGCGCTCTCCGAGCACATCGCCGGCAGCGAAGACGCGTTCGCCGACCTGATGAACAAGACCGCTGCCGACCTGGGCATGGTCAACAGCCACTTCATGAACCCGACCGGCCTGCCGAACCCCGATCACTACGCCACAGCCCATGACATGGCCCTGCTGGCGCGCGCGATCATCCATGAAGACCCGGCTCACTACGCGATCTACTCGCAGAAAGAGTTCTTCTGGAACGGCATCAAACAGCCGAACCGCAACCTGCTGTTGTGGCGTGACAAGACCGTCGACGGTCTGAAAACCGGTCACACCGAAGAAGCCGGCTACTGCATGGTGTCCTCGGCCGTTCGTGACGGCATGCGTCTGATCGCCGTTGTGTTTGGTACCAACAGCGAGCAGGCTCGCGCTGCCGAAACGCAGAAGCTGCTGACCTACGGTTTCCGTTTCTTCGAAACCCAGACCTTCTATCAGAAAGGCACCGAGCTGGCTCAGGCGCCTGTCTGGAAAGGCACCGAGCGTCAAGTCAAGGCCGGTCTAGCTGAAGACCTGACCATGACCATGCCTAAAGGCGAGCTGAAGAAGCTGGCAGCCAGCATGACCATGAATCCACAGCTGGTTGCACCGATCGCCAAGGGCGACGTCATCGGCAAGGTTGATGTGAAACTGGACGACAAAGTCGTACACAGCGCCAACCTGATCGCTCTGGACGGCGTCGAGGAGGGTGGTATCTTCCGTCGCCTGTGGGATAGCATCCGCCTGTTCTTCTACGGTCTGTTCAACTGA
- a CDS encoding DUF493 domain-containing protein, whose translation MTDSEVKAPKIEFPCADYPIKIIGDTGVGFKDKVIEIVEKHATVDMKSLAERQSSNGKYTTVQLHIIATGQDQLYDINSELRATGFVHMVL comes from the coding sequence ATGACAGATTCCGAAGTAAAAGCGCCAAAAATCGAATTTCCCTGCGCCGACTATCCCATCAAGATCATCGGTGACACGGGTGTGGGCTTCAAAGACAAGGTCATCGAGATCGTCGAGAAGCACGCGACCGTGGACATGAAATCCCTGGCCGAGCGCCAGAGCAGCAACGGCAAGTACACCACCGTCCAGCTGCACATCATTGCCACTGGGCAAGATCAGCTCTATGACATCAACAGTGAATTGCGCGCCACCGGCTTCGTCCATATGGTGTTGTGA
- the lipB gene encoding lipoyl(octanoyl) transferase LipB encodes MGAVLGVRDLGLADYEPTWQAMKRFTDGRTRETADEVWLVQHPPVFTQGQSGKPEHLLLPGDIPVVQVDRGGQVTYHGPGQLVAYLLLDVRRLGFGVRELVTRIERSLIDLLAGYGVDAAAKADAPGVYVDGAKIASLGLRIRNGCSFHGLALNVDMDLDPFKRINPCGYAGLAMTQLREQAGPIEFAEVSARLRAQLVKHLDYAEQTTLTGGID; translated from the coding sequence ATGGGCGCGGTTCTGGGCGTTCGTGACCTCGGACTGGCCGACTACGAGCCCACCTGGCAGGCCATGAAGCGCTTCACCGACGGCCGCACGCGCGAGACCGCCGATGAGGTCTGGCTGGTGCAGCACCCACCGGTGTTCACTCAGGGGCAGTCCGGTAAACCCGAGCACTTGCTGCTGCCGGGAGATATCCCGGTCGTGCAGGTCGATCGCGGCGGCCAAGTGACTTATCATGGTCCCGGCCAACTGGTTGCCTATCTGCTGCTGGACGTGCGCCGTCTGGGCTTTGGGGTTCGAGAACTGGTCACCCGGATCGAGCGCAGCCTGATCGACCTGCTGGCAGGTTATGGGGTCGATGCCGCAGCCAAGGCTGATGCACCAGGGGTTTATGTAGACGGCGCCAAGATCGCCTCGCTGGGGCTGCGCATTCGCAACGGCTGTTCATTTCACGGCCTTGCGCTGAACGTCGATATGGATCTGGACCCTTTTAAACGGATTAATCCCTGCGGGTATGCGGGGCTGGCAATGACCCAGCTGCGTGAACAGGCAGGTCCGATTGAATTTGCCGAGGTTAGTGCCCGGCTGCGTGCGCAGCTCGTCAAACACCTCGACTACGCTGAGCAGACGACCCTAACGGGCGGAATCGATTGA